The following proteins come from a genomic window of Lycium ferocissimum isolate CSIRO_LF1 chromosome 4, AGI_CSIRO_Lferr_CH_V1, whole genome shotgun sequence:
- the LOC132052273 gene encoding uncharacterized protein LOC132052273 isoform X3, with protein sequence MPQLMNTADVPPELRWHRANMLPVKREDSSDEEHCSLNKRSKLISSSLQQQLGFGACGFSDSSSQFGQTDEPSPLGLRLRKSPSLLDLIQMRLSQGSSSKAGSHGKKEQKGSTGMTEKLKASNFPASVLRIGSWEYKSRYEGDLVAKCYFAKHKLVWEVLDGGLKNKLEIQWSDIMGLKANYPDDAPGTLDVVLARQPLFFRETNPQPRKHTLWQATSDFTDGQASIHRRHYLECPQGLLGKHFEKLVQCDPRLNFLSQQAEITLDSPYFDSRISVFEDSHVSDREFDLNNEGSPYLQSATSPSGAQCSSSKSEQDPVGRPSEHIHHEKPSPSSGASEDMKSREVEQWKGLSNLNQLRVPGLHPSVSMSDLVSQLEQRVSEQKTSKVINLVSNERESLEILEDISKSLLSDTQNVSASDEKSLMLRVNSLCCLLQKDPATVQTSENCGDVATGERRVDGINFIPTAPFGRKVGEDPSTPEDEPNDLSGCKPASTMSRKDSVGELLLNLPRIASLPQFLFTCDDSAGNQAR encoded by the exons ATGCCTCAATTGATGAACACCGCCGATGTGCCGCCGGAGTTGCGGTGGCACAGGGCAAATATGTTACCCGTGAAGAGAGAAGACTCTTCGGATGAAGAACACTGCTCCCTCAATAAGCGATCCAAACTCATCTCCTCTTCTCTGCAA CAGCAACTAGGTTTTGGAGCTTGTGGTTTTTCAGATTCGTCATCGCAATTTGGCCAGACAGATGAGCCCAGTCCATTAGGTTTGCGGCTAAGAAAGAGCCCCTCACTGTTGGATTTGATCCAAATGAGGCTTTCTCAAGGGAGCAGCTCCAAGGCGGGAAGTCATGGGAAAAAGGAGCAGAAAGGAAGCACTGGAATGACGGAAAAGCTCAAGGCATCGAACTTTCCTGCTTCAGTTCTGAGAATTGGGAGCTGGGAG TATAAGTCAAGATATGAAGGGGATTTGGTCGCAAAATGTTATTTTGCCAAGCATAAACTTGTTTGGGAAGTCCTTGATGGTGGTCTCAAGAATAAGCTAGAGATCCAGTGGTCGGATATTATGGGGTTGAAGGCAAATTACCCAGATGATGCACCAGGAACCTTGGATGTAGTG CTGGCAAGGCAACCTCTTTTCTTTAGGGAGACAAATCCACAACCCAGAAAGCACACTCTGTGGCAAGCAACTTCAGATTTCACTGATGGACAGGCTAGCATACACAG GCGACATTACTTAGAGTGTCCGCAGGGTTTGTTGGGAAAGCATTTTGAAAAGCTTGTGCAATGCGATCCTCGTCTTAACTTCCTGAGTCAACAAGCAGAGATAACATTAGATTCTCCTTATTTTGATTCACGGATATCGGTATTCGAAGACTCACATGTAAGTGACCGTGAATTTGACCTGAATAATGAAGGAAGCCCCTACTTGCAAAGTGCCACTTCACCTTCAGGAGCTCAGTGTTCTTCCTCAAAAAGTGAGCAAGATCCTGTTGGTAGACCTTCGGAACATATTCACCATGAAAAGCCATCCCCAAGCTCAG GGGCAAGTGAAGATATGAAGAGTAGGGAAGTGGAGCAATGGAAAGGGCTCAGTAACCTCAATCAACTCAGAGTGCCTGGATTACATCCCTCCGTGTCAATGAGTGATTTAGTGAGCCAGCTTGAGCAACGCGTATCAGAGCAGAAGACATCAAAAGTCATCAACCTCGTCAGTAATGAACGGGAAAGCTTGGAAATACTGGAAGATATCTCCAAATCCTTGCTTAGTGACACTCAAAATGTGTCAGCATCAGATGAGAAATCTCTTATGTTAAGGGTCAATTCTCTGTGCTGCCTTCTTCAAAAGGATCCTGCAACAGTTCAAACGAGTGAGAACTGTGGTGATGTTGCGACGGGTGAAAGAAGGGTTGATGGAATAAATTTCATTCCCACAGCACCGTTTGGAAGAAAAGTTGGAGAAGATCCTTCTACGCCGGAGGATGAACCAAACGATCTCTCTGGTTGCAAGCCGGCTTCAACAATGTCAAGAAAGGACTCAGTCGGGGAGCTGTTGCTGAATCTTCCTAGGATAGCATCACTGCCCCAGTTTTTGTTCACCTGTGATGACTCTGCAGGTAACCAGGCTAGATAG
- the LOC132052273 gene encoding uncharacterized protein LOC132052273 isoform X1, translating into MPQLMNTADVPPELRWHRANMLPVKREDSSDEEHCSLNKRSKLISSSLQQQLGFGACGFSDSSSQFGQTDEPSPLGLRLRKSPSLLDLIQMRLSQGSSSKAGSHGKKEQKGSTGMTEKLKASNFPASVLRIGSWEYKSRYEGDLVAKCYFAKHKLVWEVLDGGLKNKLEIQWSDIMGLKANYPDDAPGTLDVVLARQPLFFRETNPQPRKHTLWQATSDFTDGQASIHRRHYLECPQGLLGKHFEKLVQCDPRLNFLSQQAEITLDSPYFDSRISVFEDSHVSDREFDLNNEGSPYLQSATSPSGAQCSSSKSEQDPVGRPSEHIHHEKPSPSSVIDTGASEDMKSREVEQWKGLSNLNQLRVPGLHPSVSMSDLVSQLEQRVSEQKTSKVINLVSNERESLEILEDISKSLLSDTQNVSASDEKSLMLRVNSLCCLLQKDPATVQTSENCGDVATGERRVDGINFIPTAPFGRKVGEDPSTPEDEPNDLSGCKPASTMSRKDSVGELLLNLPRIASLPQFLFTCDDSAGNQAR; encoded by the exons ATGCCTCAATTGATGAACACCGCCGATGTGCCGCCGGAGTTGCGGTGGCACAGGGCAAATATGTTACCCGTGAAGAGAGAAGACTCTTCGGATGAAGAACACTGCTCCCTCAATAAGCGATCCAAACTCATCTCCTCTTCTCTGCAA CAGCAACTAGGTTTTGGAGCTTGTGGTTTTTCAGATTCGTCATCGCAATTTGGCCAGACAGATGAGCCCAGTCCATTAGGTTTGCGGCTAAGAAAGAGCCCCTCACTGTTGGATTTGATCCAAATGAGGCTTTCTCAAGGGAGCAGCTCCAAGGCGGGAAGTCATGGGAAAAAGGAGCAGAAAGGAAGCACTGGAATGACGGAAAAGCTCAAGGCATCGAACTTTCCTGCTTCAGTTCTGAGAATTGGGAGCTGGGAG TATAAGTCAAGATATGAAGGGGATTTGGTCGCAAAATGTTATTTTGCCAAGCATAAACTTGTTTGGGAAGTCCTTGATGGTGGTCTCAAGAATAAGCTAGAGATCCAGTGGTCGGATATTATGGGGTTGAAGGCAAATTACCCAGATGATGCACCAGGAACCTTGGATGTAGTG CTGGCAAGGCAACCTCTTTTCTTTAGGGAGACAAATCCACAACCCAGAAAGCACACTCTGTGGCAAGCAACTTCAGATTTCACTGATGGACAGGCTAGCATACACAG GCGACATTACTTAGAGTGTCCGCAGGGTTTGTTGGGAAAGCATTTTGAAAAGCTTGTGCAATGCGATCCTCGTCTTAACTTCCTGAGTCAACAAGCAGAGATAACATTAGATTCTCCTTATTTTGATTCACGGATATCGGTATTCGAAGACTCACATGTAAGTGACCGTGAATTTGACCTGAATAATGAAGGAAGCCCCTACTTGCAAAGTGCCACTTCACCTTCAGGAGCTCAGTGTTCTTCCTCAAAAAGTGAGCAAGATCCTGTTGGTAGACCTTCGGAACATATTCACCATGAAAAGCCATCCCCAAGCTCAG TTATTGATACAGGGGCAAGTGAAGATATGAAGAGTAGGGAAGTGGAGCAATGGAAAGGGCTCAGTAACCTCAATCAACTCAGAGTGCCTGGATTACATCCCTCCGTGTCAATGAGTGATTTAGTGAGCCAGCTTGAGCAACGCGTATCAGAGCAGAAGACATCAAAAGTCATCAACCTCGTCAGTAATGAACGGGAAAGCTTGGAAATACTGGAAGATATCTCCAAATCCTTGCTTAGTGACACTCAAAATGTGTCAGCATCAGATGAGAAATCTCTTATGTTAAGGGTCAATTCTCTGTGCTGCCTTCTTCAAAAGGATCCTGCAACAGTTCAAACGAGTGAGAACTGTGGTGATGTTGCGACGGGTGAAAGAAGGGTTGATGGAATAAATTTCATTCCCACAGCACCGTTTGGAAGAAAAGTTGGAGAAGATCCTTCTACGCCGGAGGATGAACCAAACGATCTCTCTGGTTGCAAGCCGGCTTCAACAATGTCAAGAAAGGACTCAGTCGGGGAGCTGTTGCTGAATCTTCCTAGGATAGCATCACTGCCCCAGTTTTTGTTCACCTGTGATGACTCTGCAGGTAACCAGGCTAGATAG
- the LOC132052273 gene encoding uncharacterized protein LOC132052273 isoform X2: MPQLMNTADVPPELRWHRANMLPVKREDSSDEEHCSLNKRSKLISSSLQQLGFGACGFSDSSSQFGQTDEPSPLGLRLRKSPSLLDLIQMRLSQGSSSKAGSHGKKEQKGSTGMTEKLKASNFPASVLRIGSWEYKSRYEGDLVAKCYFAKHKLVWEVLDGGLKNKLEIQWSDIMGLKANYPDDAPGTLDVVLARQPLFFRETNPQPRKHTLWQATSDFTDGQASIHRRHYLECPQGLLGKHFEKLVQCDPRLNFLSQQAEITLDSPYFDSRISVFEDSHVSDREFDLNNEGSPYLQSATSPSGAQCSSSKSEQDPVGRPSEHIHHEKPSPSSVIDTGASEDMKSREVEQWKGLSNLNQLRVPGLHPSVSMSDLVSQLEQRVSEQKTSKVINLVSNERESLEILEDISKSLLSDTQNVSASDEKSLMLRVNSLCCLLQKDPATVQTSENCGDVATGERRVDGINFIPTAPFGRKVGEDPSTPEDEPNDLSGCKPASTMSRKDSVGELLLNLPRIASLPQFLFTCDDSAGNQAR, from the exons ATGCCTCAATTGATGAACACCGCCGATGTGCCGCCGGAGTTGCGGTGGCACAGGGCAAATATGTTACCCGTGAAGAGAGAAGACTCTTCGGATGAAGAACACTGCTCCCTCAATAAGCGATCCAAACTCATCTCCTCTTCTCTGCAA CAACTAGGTTTTGGAGCTTGTGGTTTTTCAGATTCGTCATCGCAATTTGGCCAGACAGATGAGCCCAGTCCATTAGGTTTGCGGCTAAGAAAGAGCCCCTCACTGTTGGATTTGATCCAAATGAGGCTTTCTCAAGGGAGCAGCTCCAAGGCGGGAAGTCATGGGAAAAAGGAGCAGAAAGGAAGCACTGGAATGACGGAAAAGCTCAAGGCATCGAACTTTCCTGCTTCAGTTCTGAGAATTGGGAGCTGGGAG TATAAGTCAAGATATGAAGGGGATTTGGTCGCAAAATGTTATTTTGCCAAGCATAAACTTGTTTGGGAAGTCCTTGATGGTGGTCTCAAGAATAAGCTAGAGATCCAGTGGTCGGATATTATGGGGTTGAAGGCAAATTACCCAGATGATGCACCAGGAACCTTGGATGTAGTG CTGGCAAGGCAACCTCTTTTCTTTAGGGAGACAAATCCACAACCCAGAAAGCACACTCTGTGGCAAGCAACTTCAGATTTCACTGATGGACAGGCTAGCATACACAG GCGACATTACTTAGAGTGTCCGCAGGGTTTGTTGGGAAAGCATTTTGAAAAGCTTGTGCAATGCGATCCTCGTCTTAACTTCCTGAGTCAACAAGCAGAGATAACATTAGATTCTCCTTATTTTGATTCACGGATATCGGTATTCGAAGACTCACATGTAAGTGACCGTGAATTTGACCTGAATAATGAAGGAAGCCCCTACTTGCAAAGTGCCACTTCACCTTCAGGAGCTCAGTGTTCTTCCTCAAAAAGTGAGCAAGATCCTGTTGGTAGACCTTCGGAACATATTCACCATGAAAAGCCATCCCCAAGCTCAG TTATTGATACAGGGGCAAGTGAAGATATGAAGAGTAGGGAAGTGGAGCAATGGAAAGGGCTCAGTAACCTCAATCAACTCAGAGTGCCTGGATTACATCCCTCCGTGTCAATGAGTGATTTAGTGAGCCAGCTTGAGCAACGCGTATCAGAGCAGAAGACATCAAAAGTCATCAACCTCGTCAGTAATGAACGGGAAAGCTTGGAAATACTGGAAGATATCTCCAAATCCTTGCTTAGTGACACTCAAAATGTGTCAGCATCAGATGAGAAATCTCTTATGTTAAGGGTCAATTCTCTGTGCTGCCTTCTTCAAAAGGATCCTGCAACAGTTCAAACGAGTGAGAACTGTGGTGATGTTGCGACGGGTGAAAGAAGGGTTGATGGAATAAATTTCATTCCCACAGCACCGTTTGGAAGAAAAGTTGGAGAAGATCCTTCTACGCCGGAGGATGAACCAAACGATCTCTCTGGTTGCAAGCCGGCTTCAACAATGTCAAGAAAGGACTCAGTCGGGGAGCTGTTGCTGAATCTTCCTAGGATAGCATCACTGCCCCAGTTTTTGTTCACCTGTGATGACTCTGCAGGTAACCAGGCTAGATAG
- the LOC132052274 gene encoding aspartyl protease family protein At5g10770-like, with product MSLWTYSTFLLLFILLTSTYGAFGNADKEQILPLKRLQRTQQYNNPSCHSQNSRSENGATILEMKHKDYCSGSIDNMNRNLQKQLVADDIRVRSIQADIKNIISGKIETSSQTQIPITSGVKLHSLNYIVTVTLGGQNATVIVDTGSDLTWVQCRPCRLCYIQPDPLFNPSVSPTYRSVSCNSSTCQSLQSATGNSGLCGTDLKECNYVVSYGDGSYTRGELGQDHLVLGSTSVENFVFGCGRNNKGLFGLASGLMGLGRSNLSLISQTSGIFGGVFSYCLPSTGTKSSGSLVLGGDSDTSIFKNATPISYTRMVANPQLFSFYFLNITGIGIGGVSIQGSSFGKSGIMIDSGTVITRLPPTIYKAVKAEFLKQFSGYPIKPGFSILDTCFDLSAYEEVNIPTVKMQFEGGAEIEVDVTGVLYFVKSDASQVCLAISSLQYDDEIGIIGNYQQKNTRVIYDIKQSRVGFAKERCSF from the exons ATGTCTCTTTGGACATATTcaacttttcttcttcttttcattcTGCTCACTTCAACTTATGGGGCATTTGGCAATGCAGACAAGGAACAAATTCTTCCACTCAAAAGACTTCAAAGGACACAGCAGTACAACAACCCAAGTTGTCATTCTCAAAactcaa gaaGTGAAAATGGAGCAACAATATTGGAAATGAAGCACAAAGATTACTGCTCCGGATCAATTGACAACATGAACAGAAATCTTCAGAAACAACTGGTAGCTGATGATATTCGAGTTCGGTCAATACAAGCTGATATCAAAAACATCATTTCTGGAAAAATTGAAACTTCATCACAAACCCAAATTCCTATAACTTCTGGTGTCAAACTGCATAGTCTAAATTACATTGTCACAGTAACGTTAGGTGGTCAAAACGCGACAGTAATTGTTGACACAGGAAGTGATCTCACATGGGTCCAGTGCCGACCTTGTAGATTATGTTACATTCAACCAGACCCTCTGTTCAACCCCTCTGTTTCTCCTACTTATCGATCAGTTTCATGCAACTCATCGACTTGTCAATCTCTTCAATCTGCAACTGGAAATTCAGGATTATGTGGGACCGATTTAAAAGAGTGTAATTATGTTGTCAGCTATGGAGATGGATCGTACACTCGAGGTGAACTTGGCCAAGACCATTTGGTTCTTGGAAGTACATCTGTTGAGAATTTTGTCTTTGGTTGTGGCAGGAACAATAAAGGTCTGTTTGGTTTAGCTTCAGGGCTTATGGGACTTGGAAGAAGTAACCTTTCTTTGATTTCACAAACATCTGGGATTTTTGGTGGTGTTTTCTCATATTGTTTGCCTTCAACTGGAACAAAGTCCTCTGGCTCATTAGTATTAGGGGGTGATAGTGACACTTCAATTTTCAAGAATGCTACACCTATTTCCTACACTAGAATGGTTGCTAATCCACAGCTTTTTAGCTTCTATTTTCTTAATATAACCGGGATTGGTATCGGTGGGGTGTCTATTCAAGGTTCAAGCTTTggcaaaagtggaattatgatTGATTCTGGTACAGTTATAACAAGGCTGCCTCCAACAATATACAAGGCTGTGAAGGCAGAGTTCTTGAAACAATTTTCAGGGTACCCTATAAAACCAGGATTTTCAATTCTTGATACTTGTTTTGACCTGTCTGCATATGAAGAAGTGAACATTCCTACTGTTAAAATGCAATTTGAAGGAGGTGCTGAGATTGAAGTGGATGTTACTGGAGTTCTTTATTTCGTAAAGAGTGATGCATCACAGGTCTGTTTGGCTATATCAAGCCtccaatatgatgatgagattggAATTATTGGAAATTATCAGCAGAAGAACACTAGGGTCATATACGACATAAAGCAGTCACGAGTTGGATTTGCAAAAGAAAGGTGTAGTTTCTGA